In a single window of the bacterium genome:
- a CDS encoding ABC transporter substrate-binding protein: MQDASGKLITVPAHVSRIVSLAPNLTEILCGIGLGEKLVGVSSYSNYPPAAVQKLPKVGGFASLNVEMIVSLRPDI; the protein is encoded by the coding sequence ATGCAAGACGCATCGGGCAAGCTGATAACCGTGCCGGCTCACGTTTCGCGTATTGTTTCCCTCGCACCGAATCTGACCGAGATTCTGTGTGGCATCGGCCTTGGGGAGAAGCTCGTAGGCGTCAGCAGCTATAGCAACTACCCGCCCGCTGCTGTCCAAAAACTCCCGAAGGTCGGCGGATTCGCCTCGCTCAACGTTGAGATGATCGTGTCGCTGAGGCCTGACATC
- the pdxA gene encoding 4-hydroxythreonine-4-phosphate dehydrogenase PdxA, translating to MFNHNRNGSFRRDMQEPIIGITMGDPAGIGPEIVLKAHLELLNLEKTLNNVVIGDLALLEAVAQAMSCQVRLVRIEESDVIRIPRLVRDDPSALFVIDLQNVEQAALNYGKPDMFTGKAAIDYIVTALRFCKAGAISAIATAPVSKKAICDAGVAFTGHTGLISSAMGVRDFAMMFVCEALRVFLLTTHIPLAEVHDHVTERNVKRLILLAERTLTMFFGIEKPKIGVCGLNPHAGEGGTIGKEETASIIPAIEAAKKEGIDALGPFPADALFAPESAQRFDAIIAMYHDQGLIPVKIAGLKRAVNVTVGLPIVRVSVSHGTANDIAGRWIADATSMVESLKLADSMARTLAQSR from the coding sequence TTGTTCAACCATAACCGAAATGGTAGCTTCCGGCGCGATATGCAGGAACCAATTATCGGAATCACGATGGGAGACCCCGCGGGGATCGGGCCAGAGATTGTGCTCAAGGCGCACCTTGAACTTCTGAACCTGGAAAAAACTCTCAATAATGTCGTCATCGGCGATCTGGCGCTCCTTGAGGCTGTCGCTCAAGCGATGAGCTGCCAGGTGAGGCTTGTGAGAATCGAAGAGAGCGACGTGATCCGCATACCGCGCCTCGTGAGGGATGATCCCTCCGCCTTGTTCGTGATCGACCTTCAGAACGTCGAACAAGCTGCGCTCAATTATGGCAAGCCCGACATGTTCACGGGAAAAGCGGCGATAGACTACATCGTAACAGCGCTCAGATTCTGCAAGGCAGGCGCAATCTCAGCGATAGCGACTGCGCCTGTTTCCAAGAAAGCGATCTGCGACGCGGGTGTGGCCTTCACCGGTCATACCGGGCTTATCTCAAGTGCGATGGGCGTGCGCGACTTCGCAATGATGTTTGTCTGTGAGGCGCTTCGGGTTTTTCTTCTGACGACGCACATCCCCTTAGCAGAAGTCCATGACCATGTAACTGAGAGAAACGTCAAGCGACTCATCCTGCTCGCAGAGCGGACATTGACGATGTTTTTCGGTATCGAAAAACCCAAGATAGGAGTGTGCGGTCTCAATCCGCACGCCGGAGAGGGCGGCACAATCGGCAAAGAGGAGACAGCATCGATCATCCCGGCCATTGAGGCAGCAAAAAAAGAGGGCATCGATGCGCTGGGCCCGTTTCCCGCCGACGCGCTCTTTGCGCCTGAAAGCGCCCAGAGGTTTGACGCGATAATAGCCATGTATCACGACCAGGGGCTTATCCCTGTCAAGATCGCGGGCCTAAAACGCGCGGTGAACGTAACCGTCGGCCTGCCCATCGTCCGGGTCTCTGTCTCGCACGGGACCGCGAACGACATCGCCGGCAGATGGATTGCAGATGCCACGAGCATGGTCGAATCCCTCAAACTAGCCGATAGTATGGCCCGGACGCTGGCACAGTCCAGATGA
- a CDS encoding right-handed parallel beta-helix repeat-containing protein gives MSRRLFYRSWLLFLVALYASIAWAQNTILVPDDYASIQEAIDASAAGDTIWVAGSETPYCGNIKLKDDITLEGEGPDTTTIQGDNYYHAVVMANNTTLRGFTIIGNPSCVYSEASGVLVEDNALLGHYYDIQVEAGSIDIVNNSITGAPPFIAVYCANCAATIENCDVLGAYAGMKLENSHVEVYRSVITGTDNGVNVESCSGSILNNYILDNKFDAVHLEGSEGFIVANNVIFGKGYNLVRGAFCYDCAPIIANNIISECRFGIMAGPDAAPMILYNNLYNNSDGSYVDFDGNDFVPSPGLGELDVDPVFVAPDDADFRLADGSPCIDAGYTIEGYRDLDGSPTDVGAHGGPNSGWVGRTEPPRIRVWANRDVVGAGDEDPFVVSVGYTNRTGETVEVDRYVAVMADFGLFYLPWMSATPTAERMSIEPSQTEATEEILSIEDTLTIPLGQYTFYAALARPGTFDFFSPMSSFVVQRVNKPVAKFTVTPTEAGVGEQFHFDASESYDIEDALVVLKIRWDWENDGVWDQDWTFTKTAHHSYSTPGPKTIKLEVRDLQGYIGSTSGQVTVTQ, from the coding sequence ATGTCTCGTCGCCTGTTCTATCGAAGTTGGCTGCTCTTTCTCGTGGCGCTTTACGCAAGCATTGCCTGGGCACAGAACACGATACTTGTCCCTGACGATTACGCATCCATTCAGGAGGCGATTGACGCCTCGGCTGCCGGGGACACTATTTGGGTAGCGGGCAGCGAAACGCCCTACTGCGGAAACATCAAGCTGAAGGACGACATCACCCTCGAGGGGGAGGGGCCGGATACTACGACGATTCAGGGCGACAACTACTATCACGCTGTCGTGATGGCCAATAATACGACCCTGCGCGGTTTCACAATCATCGGGAACCCGTCGTGCGTATATTCAGAGGCATCCGGCGTCTTGGTGGAGGACAATGCTCTTCTCGGCCACTACTACGACATACAGGTGGAGGCAGGCTCAATAGATATCGTCAACAATAGCATCACAGGCGCCCCTCCTTTTATCGCGGTCTATTGCGCCAACTGCGCGGCCACAATCGAGAACTGCGACGTTCTCGGCGCCTACGCCGGCATGAAGCTGGAAAACTCGCACGTAGAGGTCTATCGCAGTGTGATCACTGGGACGGACAACGGGGTCAATGTGGAGTCGTGCTCCGGCTCCATTCTCAACAACTACATCTTGGATAACAAGTTCGACGCGGTGCACCTGGAGGGCTCAGAAGGCTTCATTGTCGCCAACAACGTGATCTTCGGAAAGGGCTACAATCTCGTTCGAGGCGCGTTCTGCTACGATTGCGCACCGATAATCGCCAACAACATCATCTCCGAGTGCCGGTTCGGGATAATGGCAGGGCCGGATGCGGCGCCGATGATCCTCTACAACAATTTATATAACAACAGCGACGGCAGTTACGTTGATTTCGATGGGAACGATTTTGTGCCGTCCCCGGGCCTGGGCGAGCTCGACGTGGACCCGGTTTTCGTCGCTCCAGACGATGCTGATTTCAGGCTGGCTGATGGTTCGCCGTGCATAGACGCTGGATATACTATTGAGGGTTATAGGGACCTCGACGGTTCGCCAACCGACGTGGGCGCCCACGGTGGGCCGAACTCCGGCTGGGTTGGGCGCACGGAGCCGCCGCGAATACGAGTGTGGGCAAACCGAGATGTCGTGGGTGCGGGAGATGAGGACCCATTCGTCGTTTCAGTGGGCTACACAAACCGGACCGGCGAGACGGTCGAGGTTGATAGATACGTGGCTGTGATGGCAGATTTCGGGCTGTTTTATCTCCCGTGGATGTCAGCTACACCCACGGCGGAGAGGATGTCTATCGAGCCGAGCCAGACTGAAGCGACAGAGGAGATTCTCTCGATCGAGGATACATTGACCATACCACTCGGCCAATACACGTTCTACGCGGCACTGGCGAGGCCAGGAACCTTTGACTTCTTCTCACCCATGAGCTCCTTCGTTGTGCAGCGTGTAAACAAGCCCGTCGCCAAGTTCACGGTTACGCCAACCGAGGCGGGAGTCGGAGAACAATTCCACTTCGATGCGAGCGAATCCTACGACATCGAGGACGCACTGGTAGTGCTCAAGATCAGATGGGACTGGGAGAACGATGGCGTATGGGACCAGGA